The following are from one region of the Scylla paramamosain isolate STU-SP2022 chromosome 23, ASM3559412v1, whole genome shotgun sequence genome:
- the LOC135112247 gene encoding uncharacterized protein LOC135112247 isoform X1 encodes MLSSPLELRLGHSKKDGEVRQARLNSRMQPEFTRMPSRRYPVSQPVNTCSSLPAPPCLPQSLENTYGVETPSKSACKHLWQFCVEHHAFFRLTQASGNSADAVFSLRGGLWKVHRTIRQQQASVGPGHSGSHSGQRSHGHSARPDTQEWVPPFRCGHGG; translated from the exons ATGCTGTCTTCTCCCTTGGAGCTAAGATTGGG TCACAGCAAGAAGGatggtgaggtgaggcaggcCAGGCTCAACTCAAGGATGCAGCCAGAATTTACAAGGATGCCAAGTAGGAGATACCCAGTAAGTCAGCCTGTAAACACCTGTAGCagtctccctgcccctccctgcctcccccagaGCTTGGAGAACACCTACGGCGTGGAGACACCCAGTAAGTCAGCCTGTAAACACCTGTGGCAGTTCTGTGTTGAGCATCACGCCTTCTTCAGATTAACTCAAGCTTCTGGGAATTCTGCAGATGCTGTCTTCTCCCTCAGAGGAGGATTGTGGAAAGTGCACAGgaca ATCAGGCAGCAGCAAGCCTCAGTGGGCCCAGGTCACAGTGGGTCACACTCAGGTCAGAGGTCACATGGCCACAGTGCACGACCTGACACACAAGAGTGGGTACCACCCTTCAGGTGTGGACACGGAGGTtga
- the LOC135112247 gene encoding band 4.1-like protein 4 isoform X2 gives MTSYEGEDNIEYFLGLTPAGVVVLKNKAKVGNYFCPRISKVYFRGRFFRVKDKNSLENTYGLETPSKSACKHLWQCFFRLTQASGNSTDAVFSLGAKIGSQQEGW, from the exons GGAGAAGACAACATCGAGTACTTTTTGGGCCTCACACCAGCTGGGGTCGTTGTACTCAAAAATAAGGCGAAAGTGGGGAATTATTtttg tCCGAGAATTTCCAAGGTGTATTTTCGTGGGAGATTTTTCAgagtgaaagataaaaat aGCTTGGAGAACACCTACGGCTTGGAGACACCCAGTAAGTCAGCCTGTAAACACCTGTGGCAGTGCTTCTTCAGATTGACTCAAGCTTCTGGGAATTCTACGGATGCTGTCTTCTCCCTTGGAGCTAAGATTGGG TCACAGCAAGAAGGatggtga
- the LOC135112246 gene encoding uncharacterized protein LOC135112246 produces the protein MSYHKRYRQIQRELKELLVSSSEEEADWVHQNTKIPKLYHNNSDPSLSFSDQDSCESTSLSPLIVTAPEELSTDDESHHHISDLALEEGLALWASKNNITRQAANELLELLRNNGHNLPKDSRTLMETPRYLSYYSDSPDQHDKRHHDTLYRRRSHDQGDRRQLDTPDRSDSPGQQERRYEKHYQNRSHDHYDWDNRRDRHNQRDNKSRCDPCNDNQKNHKGSQEDAESSFPLTKFQKRVLQLLLDIRKTVSDTSTCGGKPADTACTLTIKRNNSLEEVQNLEDELVNPSYFMEVCNQCVRIGGYNKRDMVSNLMCRFMTKNLMCQYNMLGQRGKLSFRKTKLYNVIQESVLKKFSDSNVTEIQMIVAAKLRNAPKLKNEN, from the exons ATGTCTTACCATAAAAGATACAGGCAGATACAACGTGAGCTCAAGGAACTGTTGGTTAGTAGTAGTGAAGAGGAAGCTGACTGGGttcatcaaaacaccaaaattcccAAACTTTACCATAATAACTCTGACCCATCTTTAAGCTTTTCTGACCAGGACAGTTGTGAAAGTACATCCTTATCCCCCTTGATAGTAACTGCACCAGAAGAATTAAGCACAGATGATGAGAGTCACCACCATATATCTGATTTGGCACTTGAAGAAGGATTAGCTTTATGGGCatcaaaaaataacattacacgCCAGGCAGCAAATGAATTATTGGAGCTGTTGAGGAATAATGGGCATAATCTACCTAAAGATTCACGCACTTTGATGGAAACTCCAAGGTACCTATCTTACTATAGTGACAGTCCCGACCAGCATGACAAGAGGCACCATGACACACTTTACCGAAGAAGAAGCCATGACCAAGGTGACAGGAGACAGCTTGACACACCTGACCGAAGTGATAGCCCTGGCCAGCAGGAGAGGAGATATGAAAAACACTATCAAAATAGAAGTCATGACCACTATGACTGGGACAATAGACGTGATAGACACAACCAGAGAGACAACAAGAGCAGGTGTGACCCTTGTAATGACAATCAAAAGAATCACAAAGGTAGCCAGGAAGATGCTGAATCCAGCTTCCCTCTAACTA aaTTTCAGAAGCGAGTGTTACAACTTCTGCTGGACATCAGGAAAACTGTTTCGGATACGAGCACATGTGGTGGTAAACCAGCTGACACAGCTTGTACTCTTACAATCAAACGGAATAATTCCCTGGAAGAAGTGCAGAATCTAGAGGATGAATTGGTTAATCCCAGTTATTTCATGGAAGTGTGCAACCAGTGCGTCCGCATAGGTGGCTATAATAAGAGAGATATGGTCTCTAATTTGATGTGCAGGTTTATGACCAAAAACCTCATGTGTCAGTATAACATGCTTGGGCAGAGAGGCAAGTTGTCTTTTAGAAAAACAAAGTTATACAATGTGATTCAGGAGAGCGTGCTTAAAAAGTTCTCAGATTCAAATGTGACAGAAATACAAATGATAGTTGCAGCAAAATTGCGTAATGCTCcaaaattgaaaaatgaaaattag